The following proteins are co-located in the Eleginops maclovinus isolate JMC-PN-2008 ecotype Puerto Natales chromosome 23, JC_Emac_rtc_rv5, whole genome shotgun sequence genome:
- the fgf24 gene encoding fibroblast growth factor 24 isoform X2 encodes MSVLPSRFIYLCLHFLVLYFQLQESQQTSADFRIYIENHTRNPDDLSRKQVRIYQLYSRTTGKHVQILGKKVNANGDDGALLVVETETFGSHIRIKGKESEHYICMNEKGKIVGRPDGRKQECVFVEEFLENNYTALVSAKYKGWYLGFNRKGRPKKGSRTTQRQQEVHFMKRQPKGRLDPLEEFRFTPVTKRTRRARRLKAKRN; translated from the exons ATGTCTGTGCTGCCTTCGAGGTTCATATACCT GTGTTTACATTTTCTGGTACTCTATTTCCAGCTACAG GAATCACAGCAGACCTCTGCTGATTTCAGGATATATATTGAGAACCACACGAGGAACCCGGATGACCTGAGCCGGAAGCAGGTCCGGATCTATCAGCTGTACAGCAGGACCACGGGGAAACACGTCCAGATCCTCGGGAAGAAAGTCAACGCCAACGGAGATGATGGGG CTCTTCTTGTTGTCGAGACGGAAACCTTCGGGAGCCACATCCgaataaaaggaaaagagagcGAACACTACATCTGCATGAACGAGAAGGGCAAAATAGTCGGAAGG CCCGATGGACGGAAGCAGGAGTGCGTGTTTGTCGAGGAATTCCTGGAGAACAACTACACGGCTCTGGTGTCGGCCAAGTACAAAGGATGGTACCTCGGCTTCAACAGGAAGGGTCGGCCCAAGAAAGGCTCGCGGACCACACAGCGGCAACAGGAAGTCCACTTCATGAAACGGCAGCCGAAGGGCAGGCTGGACCCGCTGGAGGAGTTTCGATTCACCCCAGTAACTAAGCGGACACGAAGGGCTCGGCGGTTAAAAGCCAAGAGGAACTGA
- the fgf24 gene encoding fibroblast growth factor 24 isoform X1: protein MSVLPSRFIYLCLHFLVLYFQLQESQQTSADFRIYIENHTRNPDDLSRKQVRIYQLYSRTTGKHVQILGKKVNANGDDGGKYALLVVETETFGSHIRIKGKESEHYICMNEKGKIVGRPDGRKQECVFVEEFLENNYTALVSAKYKGWYLGFNRKGRPKKGSRTTQRQQEVHFMKRQPKGRLDPLEEFRFTPVTKRTRRARRLKAKRN, encoded by the exons ATGTCTGTGCTGCCTTCGAGGTTCATATACCT GTGTTTACATTTTCTGGTACTCTATTTCCAGCTACAG GAATCACAGCAGACCTCTGCTGATTTCAGGATATATATTGAGAACCACACGAGGAACCCGGATGACCTGAGCCGGAAGCAGGTCCGGATCTATCAGCTGTACAGCAGGACCACGGGGAAACACGTCCAGATCCTCGGGAAGAAAGTCAACGCCAACGGAGATGATGGGGGCAAGTATG CTCTTCTTGTTGTCGAGACGGAAACCTTCGGGAGCCACATCCgaataaaaggaaaagagagcGAACACTACATCTGCATGAACGAGAAGGGCAAAATAGTCGGAAGG CCCGATGGACGGAAGCAGGAGTGCGTGTTTGTCGAGGAATTCCTGGAGAACAACTACACGGCTCTGGTGTCGGCCAAGTACAAAGGATGGTACCTCGGCTTCAACAGGAAGGGTCGGCCCAAGAAAGGCTCGCGGACCACACAGCGGCAACAGGAAGTCCACTTCATGAAACGGCAGCCGAAGGGCAGGCTGGACCCGCTGGAGGAGTTTCGATTCACCCCAGTAACTAAGCGGACACGAAGGGCTCGGCGGTTAAAAGCCAAGAGGAACTGA